A window from uncultured Anaeromusa sp. encodes these proteins:
- a CDS encoding RidA family protein has protein sequence MNKKVVFTTKAPAAIGPYSQAITTGNLLFASGQIPVDPATGEVAAGGIEAQTKQVLANVRAVLAEAGVGMDAVVKTTVFLTDLGDFQTVNAIYGEAFAHEPPARSCVQVSALPKGVVVEIEVVAVLS, from the coding sequence ATGAATAAAAAAGTAGTTTTCACAACAAAGGCGCCTGCGGCGATTGGCCCATATTCACAAGCTATAACGACGGGGAATTTGCTTTTTGCATCCGGCCAAATTCCTGTTGATCCAGCAACAGGCGAAGTGGCGGCAGGCGGTATAGAAGCACAGACGAAACAAGTTTTAGCAAATGTTCGCGCTGTTTTGGCAGAGGCTGGCGTCGGCATGGATGCGGTAGTCAAAACGACCGTGTTTCTAACGGATTTGGGAGATTTCCAGACGGTCAATGCGATTTATGGAGAGGCTTTTGCTCATGAGCCTCCGGCTCGCTCGTGCGTACAAGTTTCTGCATTGCCTAAAGGCGTGGTGGTGGAAATAGAAGTGGTGGCGGTTTTGTCCTAA
- a CDS encoding MFS transporter gives MMNTQKVQPNPAEGQAGGGFRWKVRYSVLSLIWIGWLFSFLDRMVISVALPFIGEEMQLDATMQGGILSAFFAGYALFQIPGGMLADKFGARKVMAVAIGWWSIFTSMTGFIFSYPALLVLRCLFGVGEGCFPGSSWKLIATYFPPKERGTATAIQSTVNTLGPAVASLVAAGIIAAFGWRTVFVTLGVPGIFIALAMYLYFRDNPKDHPAMTTEELAEIQAVEANPSAAALTKASLTFKQFLRKPILWQMVLIWFLFDITFWGFVSWLPSYLMKVRGFSLIKTGITGSIPFFVGAVGTVVGGYLSDRIKGQRKWLFVPNALIAGFFLYLTYTVPSADMAVVYQSISSFFMFLAMAAFWGLVMDTIPTHIMGASSGTVNFGGQVAGFISPFVMGYLIDSSGGSFDTAFVFLIIAMVASAVVALTVQQERSQTT, from the coding sequence ATGATGAATACACAAAAAGTACAGCCCAATCCTGCTGAGGGGCAGGCTGGCGGCGGGTTTCGGTGGAAAGTTCGGTATTCGGTGTTATCTCTGATTTGGATTGGTTGGTTGTTTTCCTTTTTAGACCGGATGGTGATTAGTGTAGCGCTGCCTTTTATCGGTGAGGAAATGCAGCTTGATGCAACGATGCAAGGCGGTATTCTCAGTGCGTTTTTTGCCGGCTATGCTTTATTTCAGATTCCCGGAGGCATGTTGGCGGATAAGTTTGGCGCCCGCAAAGTTATGGCTGTGGCCATCGGTTGGTGGTCTATCTTTACAAGTATGACCGGTTTTATCTTTTCGTATCCGGCTTTACTGGTTTTGCGGTGTTTGTTCGGCGTTGGCGAAGGCTGTTTTCCCGGCTCGTCCTGGAAACTGATTGCCACCTATTTTCCGCCGAAGGAGCGCGGCACGGCAACTGCCATTCAATCGACAGTCAACACACTGGGACCTGCGGTAGCCTCCTTGGTAGCCGCCGGGATTATAGCCGCTTTTGGCTGGAGAACGGTGTTTGTAACCTTAGGGGTTCCTGGCATATTTATTGCGTTGGCCATGTACTTATACTTCCGGGACAATCCGAAGGATCATCCGGCAATGACGACGGAGGAACTGGCGGAAATACAGGCGGTGGAAGCCAATCCCAGCGCTGCCGCTTTGACCAAGGCGTCGTTGACGTTCAAGCAATTTTTAAGGAAGCCTATTTTATGGCAAATGGTATTAATCTGGTTTCTTTTTGACATTACCTTCTGGGGCTTTGTTTCTTGGCTGCCTTCTTATTTGATGAAAGTACGCGGGTTTTCCCTGATTAAAACCGGCATTACCGGCTCGATTCCGTTCTTTGTCGGTGCGGTGGGCACGGTTGTGGGAGGCTATTTGTCAGATCGTATTAAAGGCCAGCGGAAATGGCTGTTTGTGCCTAATGCGTTGATAGCCGGCTTCTTTTTGTACTTGACCTATACCGTTCCGTCGGCGGATATGGCGGTTGTTTATCAAAGCATTTCTTCATTCTTTATGTTCTTAGCCATGGCAGCTTTTTGGGGCTTGGTTATGGACACAATTCCGACCCATATTATGGGAGCCAGTTCGGGTACGGTAAATTTCGGCGGCCAAGTAGCCGGATTCATATCACCGTTTGTTATGGGCTATTTGATTGATTCCAGCGGAGGTT
- a CDS encoding D-aminoacylase, translated as MKTLIRNGLIIDGSGGKPFCGDLLIEDGVIATIGEGLSADAQLVDAAGLVVAPGFIDTHSHSDLSVLTDPKVSPKIRQGVTTELLGQDGISLAPLPEAYISPWRKNLAGLEGDSEAINWHYHNTAGYLKLIAEAHPAANMAYLAPHGNIRMEAMGLDGRVATDSEIQKMKDILRREMEAGAFGISTGLIYMPCAYAETKELIELCKVSAEFGGLFVVHQRSEADDILASTKEILDIARASGVHLHISHMKVCGRKNWDKVEPMLELLEAAQAEGVRISFDQYPYVAGSTMLGVILPPWVHDGGTDKLLERLASPELRQRMIQDIEQGIPGWDNFIDFAGMDQIFVTSVKTSKNADAVGKNLVELGVMRGKDAYQAVFDLLYEEENAVGMVDFYGTEEHVKKLLARPEQNVCSDGLMGAGKPHPRVYGAFPRVLGKYVREEGTLSLEAAVRKMTGKPADVLGLTDRGYLHTGKAADLVIFDAAQVEDQGTFVEPVQYPRGISSVMVNGAWAVWEGKETGVFSGQVLKKGANHE; from the coding sequence ATGAAAACGCTGATTCGGAACGGATTGATTATTGATGGCAGCGGCGGCAAGCCGTTTTGTGGAGATCTACTGATCGAGGACGGCGTTATTGCAACTATCGGAGAAGGTTTGTCGGCGGATGCGCAGCTCGTGGACGCAGCAGGGCTAGTGGTGGCTCCCGGTTTCATTGATACGCACAGCCACTCTGATTTATCGGTACTTACGGACCCCAAGGTGTCCCCTAAGATTCGGCAAGGCGTAACGACGGAATTGCTGGGGCAAGATGGCATTTCGTTGGCGCCGCTGCCAGAAGCGTATATCAGTCCTTGGAGAAAAAACCTGGCAGGACTGGAAGGCGACAGCGAGGCCATTAATTGGCATTACCACAATACCGCAGGATATTTAAAACTCATCGCAGAGGCGCATCCGGCGGCGAATATGGCGTATTTGGCGCCGCACGGGAACATTCGCATGGAAGCGATGGGGTTGGACGGGCGAGTTGCTACAGACAGTGAAATTCAAAAGATGAAAGACATTTTGCGGCGGGAAATGGAAGCCGGCGCGTTCGGTATTTCGACAGGCCTCATTTATATGCCTTGCGCCTACGCAGAGACGAAGGAACTGATCGAACTTTGCAAGGTGTCGGCAGAGTTTGGAGGCCTTTTTGTAGTGCATCAACGCAGTGAAGCCGATGACATTTTAGCATCAACAAAAGAAATTCTCGATATAGCCAGAGCTTCAGGCGTGCATTTGCATATTTCCCATATGAAAGTTTGCGGACGCAAAAACTGGGATAAAGTAGAACCCATGCTGGAATTATTGGAAGCGGCGCAAGCGGAAGGGGTAAGGATTTCCTTTGATCAATATCCGTATGTTGCGGGCAGTACCATGTTGGGAGTTATCCTTCCCCCGTGGGTTCATGACGGCGGTACCGATAAGCTGTTGGAGCGTCTTGCTTCTCCCGAACTGCGTCAGCGGATGATTCAGGATATAGAGCAGGGTATTCCTGGGTGGGATAACTTTATTGATTTTGCCGGTATGGATCAGATTTTTGTAACCAGCGTGAAAACGAGTAAAAATGCGGATGCCGTAGGAAAAAATCTAGTGGAATTAGGAGTTATGCGCGGTAAAGACGCCTATCAGGCTGTGTTTGATTTGCTGTATGAAGAAGAAAATGCTGTTGGTATGGTTGATTTTTACGGGACCGAGGAGCATGTGAAAAAGCTACTGGCTCGTCCGGAGCAAAATGTCTGCTCTGATGGGCTGATGGGCGCTGGCAAGCCGCATCCGCGCGTATATGGAGCTTTTCCGCGCGTTCTTGGCAAGTATGTACGCGAAGAAGGAACGCTGTCACTGGAAGCAGCCGTGCGCAAAATGACCGGTAAACCAGCGGATGTTCTGGGCTTGACGGACAGAGGCTATTTGCATACAGGCAAGGCGGCGGATTTGGTAATCTTTGATGCGGCTCAAGTTGAAGACCAGGGAACTTTTGTGGAACCTGTCCAGTATCCTCGCGGTATTTCCTCGGTGATGGTCAATGGCGCTTGGGCGGTATGGGAAGGAAAAGAAACAGGAGTATTTTCCGGTCAGGTATTAAAAAAGGGGGCAAATCATGAATAA